The window CGGGCTTCGGAAGCGGCGACCGCTAACGTCAGGACGGTTGCCGACGCGACCGACACTCTGGCGAAATCCATGATCGAGGTCGGCGCCGAGGTCGACCGGTCGGGCAGCCGCATCCGCGACGCCGCGCGCCAGGCGGAAGCCACCAACGCCGACGTCCAGGCGCTCGGCGCGGCTGCCGATGCCATCAGCGGCGTCGTGCGCCTGATCGCCGACATCGCCGAACAGACCAACCTGCTGGCGCTCAACGCCACGATCGAGGCCGCCCGCGCCGGTGAGATGGGACGCGGCTTCGCGATCGTCGCCGGCGAGGTGAAGCAGCTCGCCACCGAGACCGCAAAGGCGACCAAGGACATCTCCGCGCAGATCGCCTCGATTCAGTCGGCCACCAGCACCTCGATTTCGGCGATCCGCTCGATCGCCGAGACCATCGGCGAGGTCGACGGGCTCGCCGCGCATATCGGCGAGGCCATCGTCGGCCAAGTGTCGGCGGTCCGAAACATTGCCGTCAATGTCGGTGAGGCGGCCGCCGGCACGAGCGAAGTCACCGGCAATATCACGCGGGTCAGCGATGTCGTCCGGCACTCGGGCGAGGTCGCAGCGGCCATGCTGGACTCCACACGTGCCCTGAAGCGGGGCGGCGAGACGCTGCGGATCGAGGTCGACCAGTTCCTGTCGAGCATCCGGGCCGCCTAGACGGTCGAATTCCGACCGTTGCGCTCCGCCATTGTCAGTTTGAACCAGAGCGGGCGCTTTTCTGCCGCCGGCGCCTGCCGTGCCCGCCGCAATCTCGCGCCGGCAATGCGCGGCCGAGATGTTCGCCCGCGGCCTGATCACCGGCCCGGAAGCCGTCGCCATGACCGCCACCGCAACCCCGCCGGCCCTGGTCGAGGCGATGCTGGCGGCGCTGCCCGAGTCCGAACAGACCTTCGCGCGGATCGACTTCGGGGCGGGGACCTATTCGCGGGGTAACCCGCTGCTCAATGCGCTGATGACCGGGACGGGGGCGAGCCAGGCGGAGATCGATGGGTTCTTTGCGGAGGCGGCGGGGCGCTGAAACTGCGGCCTCCGAACCGGGTGTGGGATGTTAGGGAGCCAGCGGATGGGAACCATCCGGAGGGGAGTGAGTAGATTATGGGGATGAAATGGCCCAGCGCTCCGGCAGGCGCTTGAGGAGATTGTCGCGCAGATCGGCTTTTCCAAAGTTCGGAGTGGTCAATCTCCTCCTGTAGCACGTATGCTCTATAGGCTCGGGTCGAACGAGTCCGTCGGGCCAGCGAAATGATCGGGCAACCTCTCGCAGGTACGATAAATTCGCTGAGCCCGGACTCGCAAGAATCGGGCGCACACGGGAGGAATTGATGGTCAACTCGTCAGGTAAGGTCATGGCGTCCGGCACCGGTCAACCAAAGGCCGGCTCAACGACCCAAAGGTCGGCCTGGGCGGATGTTGCTGGGTTACGAAACGCTCTCGCTGGCCCGTCCAGGTTGCCAAAAGGGTCAGCCAATGCCACCATCAGGAGCAGTAAGGATAAAGAATCGAGGTAGCGCTTTTGGGAAACAATCTTCCTGATCTATACGGGGCCGGTGATTCAGCACGAGTTGCCGGCCCAAATGTGAAGACTGAAGAGAGCTACCGAACAGCTTGGCGAAGAGACTTCGCTAGGCTAATTCATTGCCCTAGCTTTAGACGATTACAAGGTAAAACTCAGGTATTTCCTGGAAATGAATCTGATTTTTATAGAAACAGGCTTACGCATTCTCTAGAAGTGGCACAAATAGCCAAATCTATTGCTATACGCCTGAATGCTACCAATCCTCTATTTAAGCTCAAGCGGCATAAGATTGAGCCCGACATTGTAGAATTCGCCGGCCTTGCACACGATCTTGGTCACCCCCCATTTGGTCACAACGGCGAAGAAGCTCTAGACGAATGCATGCGCGAATATGGGGGCTTCGAAGGTAACGCCCAAACGTTACGGATAGTTTCTAGGCTTGAGAAAAAGGCAGTTCGCGAATTGATTGACGGGAAATATGAGCCGTTTGATTCAGCCAAAAATGATTTAAGGTGTGGGCTTGGTTTGACCTATCGATCTCTGGCCTCTTTACTTAAGTACGACGCTGTTATTCCTGAGAGAGGCAGCGATCGCAGTAAGCCTGGAAGTGTTATGAAAGGTTACTATGCCGAGGACGCTGAACTTGTTCGCAAGATAAAAGATAACGTAATTAACCCCGAGTACGATGCGGAATTCAAAACTATCGAATGCTCTATCATGGATATAGCGGACGACATTGCGTATTCAACGTATGACCTTGAAGATAATTTGAAGGCAGGATTTTTGACGCCATTGGGGCTTTTTTGTTTAGATGAAGATATTTATTCATTTGTAAGTGAGACTATTAACGGCCGATTGGCAAAGCAGTATACTGACGTTGATTACAAAATGACACCGGAGGCCGTGAAAGAGGTATTGTTTAAAATATTCTACGAAAATCTATTTGAAATAACCGATGACGCAAAGAAATTCTTGGCTAGTAAGGATCTTGACAGATCAGAGAAGTTGGCCGTGGTGGCGGCCCAGACGCAACGGAGTTCACGTACTCTCGCATCAGACGGCTATGAAAGAAGTCAACTAACATCAAGGCTCGTTCAAAATTTTCTTCACGGCGTTGAGGTGCAGCCGCACAGAGCTTATCCCCAATTGCACCGCGCGCGCCTAACTCTCCCGACATTCCTTGAAGTTGAAGTTCTGAAAAACATAACCTACCATGCGATAATCCGATCGCCATGGCTCCAAGTCGTCGAGTTTCGTGGAAAAGACATAGTGAAGGATATTTTCAAGGCTCTCAATTCAGAAGATGGAACACGATTGCTACCTGAGGATTTCAAGGCATTGTGCCGACTAAGCGGATCAGTTACGCGCATGCGTACCATCTGCGATTTTATAGCAGGGATGACAGATCGCTATGCAATCGAATTCTACAGTCGCCTGTATGGGGCAAACCACCTGACTATCCACAAACCGATGTAGCTAACCAGTCGGCTGACCTAAGAGTTACTTCGACATCAGGAGGCCGGACCCCTAGCCCCTAGCGTGTGGGTGGCAGAAGCTATGACAGGCACCGCCTTCCCACTTCGCTTGGTCGCGATGCTATTCAAGGGTTATCTGGGCTGTGGCATTCCAAGCGTAATACCAGCAAACGTTGGATTGCGTTGCCATCGCGCCCCGCACACTCAGCTCTTAAGGGCGAGCACCGCGTAGAGAAGTGCCATCGGCCCGTAGAGTTCGGGCTTTCCCGCCAGAAAGCAGCCGGAAAAATGACAGCAGGCCAGCCCAGCATAGAGGGCTCGGTGCCCATAGAGCCCTTTAGCGATGCGAAGGGCGTGGGATTTCACTTTTGCAAGCTCGAACATTGTCGTCTCCGTTCGAATGTTGAGCCGGGCCCGGCGGGTGGTATGTTGTCGACAGAGCCTTATTGGCCTGATCGCAGGCCCCATGTCGTTTCATCTCGGTTACGCCCCGATGTAACCCGCATTGTCTCAAAGGTTTGACGCAAAATGACGGGTCGCACAGACGATGATGTCAGGGCGTTCGGGAAGTTGGTGCGTGAAAAGCGGATAGCGCGCGGCTGGAAGCAGGAAGTGCTTGCTGCGGAAGCCTTGGGCAATATGGACCGCAAGGGCTACGTTTCGAAGGTCGAAAATGGGAAGCAAGCCAATATTACCACTGAGAACGTTCGGAAATTTGCGACAGCCTTAGCCATCGACGTTGAGTTTATCCCGCTTTCTTTGCGCTGGCCGGCGGCATCCGTGGAGGCGCAGGACACCAACACCGTCGTTCATGGAATGAAAAGCCAGTTAGACAAACTGGTTGCAGCAGGACGCGACCAGGCGCGTGAGTTTGGCGTCAAAGAAGGGCTGCTTATCGCGTTGGCGCGCCGTTATGCCGAAGGAACACCGGACAACTTCGAGGCCGCATTAGCCGGGCTTGAGCGCGCCCTTGAAGTTGCGCGGATTGAACACGAGCGAGGTCGGTTGCCCTCCAACCTCTCCGCCGCTTTCGATGCCGTGATTGCACGTATCGATACGCTCAACGAAAGCGGTGACTTGCAAGGTGGGCAAGCGATAATTGATGACGAACTCACCAAGCTCGATGCGGAAGACGAGCGCCGGCTAGCGGAGAGGTTTAAGCTTTACGAAAAGGGTATTTCTATAGCGGTTATGGCGCGAGACGTCGAGAATGCCTCTCGCTTCGTGGTCGCACAACTCGATATTGCTACGCCTATAGCTTCGGACAATCGCTTCACCGCTTTCGATTTCGCATTCACTGAGTGGTATCAACGAGGTTTGGAGCGGGGTCTCAATTTCGATTTGGAGGTCGCGATCGCGTTGGCCCGAGAGGGACTCAGCCGTATGCACGATCTCGATAGTCTGGCCACGATGCGCACCAATCTCGGCATTGCGCTTTCTACCCTGGGAGAGCGCGAGAGTGGGATGGCCCTCCTGAAAGAAGCCGTCGACACTTACCGCACCATCCTTGGGGAATGGACCCGTGACCGAGCGCCGTTAAAATGGGCTACCGCGCAGAACAATCTCGCAAGCGCGCTCTCGGCACTGGGCGAGCGCGAAAGCGGGACGACGCTCCTCACAGAGGCCGTCGACGCTTTCCGCGCAGCGTTGGAGGTATGGACGCCAGACCGCGAACCGTTTCGACGGGCTTTGGCGCAGACCAATCTCGGCAACGCGCTCCAAAAACTCGGCGAGCGCGAAAGCGAGATGAACAGACTCGAGGAAGCCGAAGGCGCCTACCGTGCGGCGTTGGAGGTATTGAATAAAGACGCCGAGCCTCTCGAATGGGCTACGACACAGAACAATCTCGGCAACACGCTTGCGAGAATGGGTGAGCGTGAGAGCGGGACGGCACGGTTAAAGGAAGCCGCCGTAGCGTACCGAGCGGCACTGGAGAAAAGAACCCGAGGCCGCGTACCGCTTCAATGGGCAATGACCATGAGCAATCTCGGAAACGTGTTGACGCGACTGGCTCAGCGCGAAAGCGAGACAATAGAGCTGGAGCAAGCCGTCGACGCGTACCGAGCGGCACTAGGGGAGTGGACCCGTGACCGTGCTCCGCTTCAATGGGCGACGGTGCAAAACAATCTGGGCGTAACGCTCGTAGCTCTGGGCGAACGCGAGAAGGGCACGGCAACGTTGCTGGAGGCCGTCGACGCGTACCGCGCAGCGTTGGAGGAAAGGACCCAAGACCGCGACCCCCCGCATTGGGCAGCAACACAGAACAATCTTGGCTGTGCACTTCTTATGCTGGGCGAACGCAGCGGTGACACAGCGCTGCTGGAAGAGGCCGCCGATGCCATTCGCAAGTCACTGAAAGAATTCACACGCGACCATGCGCCGCTTCGATGGGCGATGGCCATGAATAATCTCGGCAACGTTCTCCTTGCACTCGGTGAGCGCGAGAACGGGACGGAACGACTGCAGGAAGCCGTCGACTCCTACCTTGCGGCGCTGGAGGAACGGACCCAAGACCTGGTGCCTCTCGCATGGGCAGCAACTCATAATAGTTTGGTCATCGCGATCCA of the Prosthecodimorpha staleyi genome contains:
- the dgt gene encoding dGTP triphosphohydrolase, which codes for MKTEESYRTAWRRDFARLIHCPSFRRLQGKTQVFPGNESDFYRNRLTHSLEVAQIAKSIAIRLNATNPLFKLKRHKIEPDIVEFAGLAHDLGHPPFGHNGEEALDECMREYGGFEGNAQTLRIVSRLEKKAVRELIDGKYEPFDSAKNDLRCGLGLTYRSLASLLKYDAVIPERGSDRSKPGSVMKGYYAEDAELVRKIKDNVINPEYDAEFKTIECSIMDIADDIAYSTYDLEDNLKAGFLTPLGLFCLDEDIYSFVSETINGRLAKQYTDVDYKMTPEAVKEVLFKIFYENLFEITDDAKKFLASKDLDRSEKLAVVAAQTQRSSRTLASDGYERSQLTSRLVQNFLHGVEVQPHRAYPQLHRARLTLPTFLEVEVLKNITYHAIIRSPWLQVVEFRGKDIVKDIFKALNSEDGTRLLPEDFKALCRLSGSVTRMRTICDFIAGMTDRYAIEFYSRLYGANHLTIHKPM
- a CDS encoding tetratricopeptide repeat protein, with product MTGRTDDDVRAFGKLVREKRIARGWKQEVLAAEALGNMDRKGYVSKVENGKQANITTENVRKFATALAIDVEFIPLSLRWPAASVEAQDTNTVVHGMKSQLDKLVAAGRDQAREFGVKEGLLIALARRYAEGTPDNFEAALAGLERALEVARIEHERGRLPSNLSAAFDAVIARIDTLNESGDLQGGQAIIDDELTKLDAEDERRLAERFKLYEKGISIAVMARDVENASRFVVAQLDIATPIASDNRFTAFDFAFTEWYQRGLERGLNFDLEVAIALAREGLSRMHDLDSLATMRTNLGIALSTLGERESGMALLKEAVDTYRTILGEWTRDRAPLKWATAQNNLASALSALGERESGTTLLTEAVDAFRAALEVWTPDREPFRRALAQTNLGNALQKLGERESEMNRLEEAEGAYRAALEVLNKDAEPLEWATTQNNLGNTLARMGERESGTARLKEAAVAYRAALEKRTRGRVPLQWAMTMSNLGNVLTRLAQRESETIELEQAVDAYRAALGEWTRDRAPLQWATVQNNLGVTLVALGEREKGTATLLEAVDAYRAALEERTQDRDPPHWAATQNNLGCALLMLGERSGDTALLEEAADAIRKSLKEFTRDHAPLRWAMAMNNLGNVLLALGERENGTERLQEAVDSYLAALEERTQDLVPLAWAATHNSLVIAIQKLRQRKTEAAQITHAASAMRPVSGDRTEWD